The Caproicibacterium amylolyticum genome includes the window GGGCGGCAGCGGCAGCAACACATTGCCGCTGGCACAACTCAATTTTCAAAGCCAGTTTAGTACCAACTATAACCTCGCTTTCGCTTCCTATCTGCTGGCACTTATTCCGATTCTTATCTTTTACCTCATTTGCCAGAAACAGATTATCAATGGTGTTATTAACGGTGCCATTAAATAAGCCTGTCGCTCAAAAGTCATCTTTTTGCCTACAGAAAAGGGCCTGTAAACGCCGCGGAAAATTTTCCGCACGGTACAGGTCCTTTTCTGTTCTTTATACTTTTGCCACCCACATACTCTGCATAGAAGGTCAGTTTTGTTGTTTAAAAAATATGGGTTCCGCGCCGCCAGTGCTATCTTTGGTATTCTGCTGGTGGGCCTTGGTGTGGGACTGTTCCGCATGGCCGTTTCAGGTTGTGACCCCTTTACCACTATGAATCTTGGCATCAGTGGCCTGCTTGGACTGCAGTTCGGCACACTGCAACTTGGCGTCAGTGGCCTGCTTGGACTGCAGTTCGGCACACTGCAACTTGGCGTCAGCGTGGTACTTTTGCTGTTAATAGTGGTGTTTCGCCGCGGGTACGGCTTTCAATATGGTCTGTGTAGGCTACATTGCCGATTTCACTATGTTGCTGTTCCACTCTGCGGATACTGCGGAACCTGTCCTGTTGACACGCGCCGCGCTGTTTGCACGTCATGCCGCCCAGCAGCATACGAGGTAACTAGCGTGTATCAGCAGACGGAATTTCGTTCCACGTACTCCCTCTGCAGCTGCTTTTGAAAGAAATCGTCTATCAAGAGCATCTGGTCCTCTTGTGGACAAAGGATTTTAACCGCACTCAAAAACAGGCGATGCCAGTTTCTCCATTTTACGAGTGGAAACACCCTGCGCAAAGACTTCCTGAACAACTTAAATGAGTGCTGTTTCGCTGTACATGCGTTAGGTTTTGCCATTTGCAATAGTTCAGGAAATCGTCAATGTCATAATTGTATTGTTCCATAAAGGAAAAACTCCTTTGCTTTATTAGGTGTTGTTCGTACCCAATAAATCAAAGGAGTTTTATCGGCATGGAGAGAAAAAATTTATTGTAATGAGATTTTATTTCACAATGATTTTCATTTTTTTATCGCTACGGAATGATTCTTATTTTCGCCGAAAATCTGCATGGTTAAGCCATTCCTTCGTTTATCCTGCGGTTTTCATGTGGAGGCGCAAACGGTCGGAAATCATTGCAATAAATTCGCTGTTTGTAGGTTTGCCACGGGTATTATGAATCGTGTAGCCAAAGTAGGAATTCAGTATGTCCACATCTCCGCGGTCCCACGCAACCTCAATGGCATGGCGGATTGCACGCTCCACTCTGGAAGGTGTTGTGTCATACTTTTTCGCTACACCCGGGTAAAGCTGCTTTGTAACAGCATTAATAATGTCCGGGTCTTCAATCGCCATCAAAATGGAATCCCGCAAATAATGATACCCTTTGATATGTGCAGGTACTCCGATTTGATGCAGAATTTCTGTTACCTGTACTTCCAGTGTTTCTTGGCAGGGCACTGACGGGTTGTCCATAGCCAGTAGCTGGCGGATACGTTTTGCAAGTTGTGCCGTTTCATAAGGCTGCACTGCAAGGTAGCACGCTCCAGAAGAAAGTACCTCACGCTCAAGCGTAGGACTTGTAAAGTTGCTTTCCACAACAAACGTGGGAAGTTTCACGGTATGGTGTTCCTGCAAAGCATTCAACACACCAACCGCGTCAAGCCCCGGCATAAAAATGGGAGCCAGCACTGCATCCGGTCGCTGGGATTCAACTGCTTCCAGCAGACATCCGCCGTCTTTTGCCGTGTAAATAACCGTAAAGCCGTTCTCTTCAAAGATTTGGTTGTTTTCGCGCTGATATTCCGGGCTGTCGTTCGCAATCATGAGTTTTATAGTGTTCTCCATATTTAGTCCCCCTAAGATTTTTTACACCATTATATTACCATAAACTGGAAAAGATGGCAATACTTTTATTGAATTTTTTTGATTTAGGGGCAAAATTTTGAGAACATTAATTATGCTGCCGCTTTTTGTGCAGTACTTGCTTCACCTGCCAGCATGTGTTCTGCCAGAATTCCGTAACCTCTTGTAGGGTCATTTACAAAGACATGTGTAACTGCGCCAACTAGCTTTCCATTTTGCAAAATAGGGCTTCCGCTCATTCCCTGCACGATTCCGCCTGTTTTATTAAGCAGTTGTTTATCTGTAATATGCAGAATCATATTTTTGCTCTGCGCTGCGCGTGTGTTCAATAGCTCAATTTCCGCACTGAATTTTTGAGGGCCACTGGAATCTATTGTACAGAGAATCTCTACAGGGCCGGTCTTTACTTGGTCAGATGGGCAAACTGGAATTGCTTCGCCATCCGGGGCGTGGTTCATTTTTCCAAAAACGCCCTGTACGCTGTTTGCATAAAGCGTTCCACTCGGGATATCAGACGAAAAGTATCCCTGCAGTTCGCCTGGAATGCCCTGAACACCTTTTTGAACACCGGAAATGATGACTGGAACAATATCACCGCATCCGAATGGCATGATTTCATTGGTATCGGGATCTGTAATTCCGTGCCCAAGACCTGCAAACATTTCATTGCGCGGGTCATAATAAGTCAGCGTACCTACTCCAGCAGCACTGTCACGTACCCACAGTCCGGCACGGTAACATCCTGTGCTTTGCACTGGGGAAAGCTTAGCTGCTACTTTTTGCCCGCTTCTGTCAATTTCCAAATTTAGAGACCGCCCGCTGCAGTTTAGCACTGCCTTTGAAAGCTGTTCATTACTGGTGACTTGTTGCCCATCTATCGACAGAATTACGTCGCCTGTACGCACATCTGCTTCCTTCGCCGGATTTACCGTACCCCCACTTGTTTCTAAGTCTGCGGTACCTACCACAACGACTCCGTTGGTGAACAGTTTGATGCCAAAGGGCAGGCCGCACGGGATGAGCATCACTGGACTAGACGTGCTGACTGGCTGTACCACAGGCTCCGCTGCACCTGCAGATATTCCGCCCAAAAACATCGCTGCTGCCAAAGCCACCGCTGTTTGTTTGAAAATTGAACGATTTTTCATAAGCGCACCTCCTCGCCGCTTCGTTAACTTTCCACGGTGAGGTGCGTTTTAAATTGGGAATTCTATAGTACTACGGCACTATCTGGCTAGGATAAAAACGTAGTGCCGCAGTGGATGCGGTTCAGAAAATTCAGGTACTCTATTTTCAAATAACTACATAAAAAAAGCCCTGTATATTCAGACAGATCTTTCCTTATCATTCCGTTATTTTCCTTTTTATCTGACAATAACGCCATTCTGATGGCTGCGTTCAGAGCCAAGAGCAATTGGTAAACTCTGCTGATTACTGTGGCGGATATAGAAAAAAACAGCAACTCCAGAAAGTACCGCACTGAGCAGCACCAGCAAAAAGCCAAATCCGCCTGCCGTTTGCTCACGCATCGTGTTTGCTGTGACTGTTCCCGCTGCCTGCGCTGCCGGTACAGACGCTGAAAAGGTCTGCTTTGACAAATCTGCTGACGCTGTTTTTGGTAAATATGAAGCAGTTTCACTTTCGGCAGCGGCAGCTCCTGCTTTAAAACTGAAAGCTGAAAACAGAAAAACGAAAAAAAGCAGCGCAGTCAGCAACACTGGCAACAGTCCTCTTCGTTTCTTCAAAGGCAATTCCCCCTTTGCAAAAATCGAAAGCCATCTATTGGTAACATATTTGTTTCCAATAGTAACAAACTAGTTACAGCTTAACACAGAAACACAAAAGATGCAAGCAGAAGCGATAAACTACTCCGCAAAAGTATATTGTAAAATACCTTTATGCATAATTTTTTAAAAGAAACGCAACAACTTTTTCCATATGCATTCCGCGTGAACCTTTTACAAGAATCGTATCGTCCGGCTGAATTGCCCTTTTTAAAACCTGAACAGCTTCCGTATTATCGCCGCAGTGTATGCTGGGCAGTGCAGGATTTTCACTTTTTGCGCCCTCCGTGATCGCTGCAGCTTCTTGACCAACTGTAATCAGCAGATCGACGCCGGCTTTGGCTGCGTACTGACCGCAGCTTTTGTGTGCTTCATGAGAAACCCTGCCAAGTTCCAACATATCTCCGAGTATGGCCACCCTGCGATGTGGAAAACTGCACAGCACATTCAAGGCACCGCGCACAGCATCTGGGCTGGCGTTGTAGGAATCATCAATGATGGTAATGCCTCCCACCTTGTGAATCTGCTGCCGCATGGCGAGCGGTTTGTAAGTTGCCAGCGCTGCCGCAGCAGCCTGCAAGTCAACATGAAGGACATCTGCCATTGCAAGCGCAGAAAGCGCATTGGTGACCTGATGTGTTCCCAAAACCGGCAGAACAACTGGTAGTCTCCTGCTCTCATGTTCCATTACAAAATAGGTCTTTCCCTCTTGGCTTTCAATCTGCACTGCGCGGTAGTCGCACCAAGGAGCGGTACCAACAAAGAGTGTATTAAACAGCATTTTGCCACGCAGCGTTGCAAGCATTTTATCATCTCCATTGAGAACCAGCACAGATTCCGGAATGAAACCGTCCGTAATATGCAGTTTTTCCTGCATGATGTTTTCCTGCGTATGCAGATTTTCAATGTGGGAAACACCGATATTTGTCATAACCGCAAACTGTGGTGCAGCGATTTTTGCAAGTCGTGCCATTTCACCAAATTGGCTCATGCCCATTTCGATCACAGCTGCTTCTGTATCTTCCTCAAATTGGAACATTGTTTGCGGCACGCCTACCTGGCTGTTCTGATTCCCCTGCGTTTTCATTACACAATACCGGGCAGAAAGGGCAAGCGCAACCATTTCTTTGGTAGTGGTTTTCCCAACGCTGCCGGTAATTCCGACGACCGGGCCGGTGAAACGACGACGATAAGCTGCACCCAACTGCTGAAGAGCATCAGCTGTATCCGGCACAGCGATCAGTGCACCCTCCAACGGCAGTTCCACTGATTCCTGTGTAAAAGCAGCCGCTGCACCTGCCGCAAAAACTGCTGGAATAAAGATGTGCGCGTCAGTACGCTCTCCTTTCAGCGGAACAAAAAGCGAACCCGGGCCTGCCTGCCTGCTGTCAGTACAGACGTTTGTAATTGTATTTTCAGGGTTCCCACATAGCAGTTTTCCACCACAGAGCTCTGCTGCTTCCCCTATTGTTATCTGCATTTTTCTGCACAACCTTTCACTTGTCTGTGGACACCAAAAAGGCACGGCGGCTGCCGTACCTTTTCATAGGT containing:
- the spo0A gene encoding sporulation transcription factor Spo0A, whose translation is MENTIKLMIANDSPEYQRENNQIFEENGFTVIYTAKDGGCLLEAVESQRPDAVLAPIFMPGLDAVGVLNALQEHHTVKLPTFVVESNFTSPTLEREVLSSGACYLAVQPYETAQLAKRIRQLLAMDNPSVPCQETLEVQVTEILHQIGVPAHIKGYHYLRDSILMAIEDPDIINAVTKQLYPGVAKKYDTTPSRVERAIRHAIEVAWDRGDVDILNSYFGYTIHNTRGKPTNSEFIAMISDRLRLHMKTAG
- the spoIVB gene encoding SpoIVB peptidase, whose product is MKNRSIFKQTAVALAAAMFLGGISAGAAEPVVQPVSTSSPVMLIPCGLPFGIKLFTNGVVVVGTADLETSGGTVNPAKEADVRTGDVILSIDGQQVTSNEQLSKAVLNCSGRSLNLEIDRSGQKVAAKLSPVQSTGCYRAGLWVRDSAAGVGTLTYYDPRNEMFAGLGHGITDPDTNEIMPFGCGDIVPVIISGVQKGVQGIPGELQGYFSSDIPSGTLYANSVQGVFGKMNHAPDGEAIPVCPSDQVKTGPVEILCTIDSSGPQKFSAEIELLNTRAAQSKNMILHITDKQLLNKTGGIVQGMSGSPILQNGKLVGAVTHVFVNDPTRGYGILAEHMLAGEASTAQKAAA
- a CDS encoding UDP-N-acetylmuramoyl-tripeptide--D-alanyl-D-alanine ligase, which codes for MQITIGEAAELCGGKLLCGNPENTITNVCTDSRQAGPGSLFVPLKGERTDAHIFIPAVFAAGAAAAFTQESVELPLEGALIAVPDTADALQQLGAAYRRRFTGPVVGITGSVGKTTTKEMVALALSARYCVMKTQGNQNSQVGVPQTMFQFEEDTEAAVIEMGMSQFGEMARLAKIAAPQFAVMTNIGVSHIENLHTQENIMQEKLHITDGFIPESVLVLNGDDKMLATLRGKMLFNTLFVGTAPWCDYRAVQIESQEGKTYFVMEHESRRLPVVLPVLGTHQVTNALSALAMADVLHVDLQAAAAALATYKPLAMRQQIHKVGGITIIDDSYNASPDAVRGALNVLCSFPHRRVAILGDMLELGRVSHEAHKSCGQYAAKAGVDLLITVGQEAAAITEGAKSENPALPSIHCGDNTEAVQVLKRAIQPDDTILVKGSRGMHMEKVVAFLLKNYA